Below is a window of Pseudomonadota bacterium DNA.
ATTGCGCCCTGAATCGGAGAGACCCATGGGCATCACGCGGCGCAGTTTTTTGCAAGTCACCTTAGGCACCGCCGCGCTTGCCGCCGCCCCAAGTTTCGCCAAAACACTCACCCCCACCCCAACTCACGAGGCTCCCATGACCTTCACCCTTCCCCCGCTGCCTTACGCCAAAGACGCCCTCGCCCCGCATATCTCGGCGCAGACGTTCGATTTCCACCACGGCAAACACCATCAGGCCTATGTCACCAAGCTCAACGAGCTGGTCGCCGGCAGTGAATTTGAAAAAGCATCGCTCGAAGAGATCATCCTCGCCGCGGCAAAAGATCCAAGCAAAGCGCCGCTGTTCAACAACGCTGCGCAGCATTGGAATCACAGCTTCTTCTGGCACTGCCTGAAGCCCAACGGCGGCGGCAAACCAACCGGTGAACTCGCCAAGAAAATCGACAGCGACCTGGGCGGCTACGATAAATTTGCGGCTGATTTCAAAGCAGCGGCCCTCGCCCAGTTCGGCTCCGGTTGGGCATGGCTGGTCGAAGGTGCAGACGGTAAACTGAAAATCACCAAGACCCCCAACGCCGACCTGCCGCTCGCACATGGCGAAAAAGCGCTGCTCACCGTCGATGTGTGGGAGCATGCCTATTACCTCGACTACCAGAACCGCCGTCCGGATTTCGTCCAGACTTTCCTCGATAAAATGGCCAACTGGGATTTCGCCGCAGCGAACCTCGCCGGTCAGGCGTTCAAAGTCGCGGCGTAAACGGCTTATAACCTGCCAAGAAACAAAAACGCCACGAGGATAACTCGTGGCGTTTTTTTATTACTCCACAAGAAGTTTTTTCTTTCCTGACAACGGCGGCAGCGGCGGCAACGATTTTTGCTCCTTCACATCCGCCGGCGGCGATATTAGTGTCGGGCGTTCCACCTTCAAAGCTTGCTGCATGGCCACCACCATGTGTCCCACTTCTTTTAGTTGGCCCACAACCGCAGCTTCCACATCCTGGCTACTGACAAAGTCCTTGCCAGAAATACCCTTCATGCGCTCCTTCACCATAGCAGGATCGACCCCCAGCTGGCCGAAAACTCCCTTTAACTTATTTTCAAGAGTAGACGCATGAATTTTATGATCAAATTTACCATCAGCACCATCCAGATCCGCTGCGAACACACGGGCGACCTTCGGCATCACGCGATCCACATCCGCTGATTTCTGAAGCGATCCTATCAGGCGGACCACTTCCTTTGCTGCAGCATCGCTAAAAACGCCTTTCAGTGGATTGGATTGAGAAAGCAGTGTGGATTCCGAAGTGCCGTTCTGTAATGGCATAGTTTAAGCTCCCTAGGGTGATGATTGAACAGGTTTCATCATAATCCAAATAGGGCTTTACGAATGTGACATTTTTATGACAATTAAACTGGCAGCAGCAACGCCACTGCCGCCCGGCGGCTTTCGCCGAGCAGGATGTTGAAGGTGCGGCAGGCGGCGCCGGTATCCATCGTATCCACACCAAGGCCGCGGGCTTTGAGGGCTTGGCGCAGCTCGGCGGGCACCATCTCATGGCGCGCGCCGGTGCCGATGAGCAATATCTCCGTCGCCGGGTCGCTTTCTAAAATGGGCGTGAGTGCGTCGAGCGTGAGTTCACCGCTCCATGCCACGGTGGTGGCGGGTAGCACCAGCACCGGCGTGGTGTAGCTGGCATTGCCGATGCGAAAGCCTGCCGGGCCATAGGACTGAATCAGCTGCGCATCCGCGCCGACCGGGGGCATGATGTCTTGCATCGGCGACTCCTTTGTTCGAACGCTAGAGCGGCACGCGTTTTGGCCGGGTTTTGCGCGCCCACCAGACGATCAGCATGCGGCAGAACATCACCGAGGCGAACATGGTGGAGAGAATCCCGATGGTCAGCGTCACCGCGAAGCCTTTGACCGAACCGGCACCCAGCGTGTAGAGCAGCCCCGCCGCAATCAGCGTCGTGATGTTGGAATCGAAGATGGTGCCAAAGGCGAGGTCGAAACCCGACTGGATGGCCGCAACCGGGCTTTTGCCAAAGCGCAGCTCATCGCGGATGCGCTCGAAGATAAGCACGTTCGCATCGACCGCCATGCCCATCGTCAGCACGATCCCGGCGATCCCCGGCAGGGTCAGCGTCGCCTGCATCAGCGACATGGCACCGACGATGATGATCAAATGCACCAGCAAACCCAGATTCGCGAAAATGCCAAACAGCCCGTAGGACAGCAGCATGAACACAATCACCAGCGTGATGCCAAGCACCGCGGCCAATGTGCCGGAGTTAATGGAATCCTGACCAAGGCTTGGCCCGACCGTGCGTTCCTCGATCACCGAAAGCGGCGCAGGCAGCGCACCGGCGCGCAGCAGCACCGCCAGCTCGTTGGCGGATTCCACCGTGAAGTTGCCCTCGATAATGCCGCTACCGCCCAGAATCGCCGAGCGAATCACCGGCGCGGTAATCACCTTGTTGTCGAGCACCACGGCAAAGCGTTTGCCAATATTGGCTTGGGTGATGCTGCCGAATTTCTGCGCGCCCAGCGTGTTGAACTGGAACGACACCACCGGCTGGCCGTCCGAGAAGGAAGCGTTCGCCCCGGTCAGGTTTTCACCACCCAGCGCAACCTGCGAATAGACTGCATAATGCTGCGGACGGCGACCGTTCGCATCCGCCGCTTCGTCCGAACCCAGAATCATGGTGTCGGATGGCACGACATTACGCATTACCGCATCCTCGCTCACCGATTCGTTGACGAGGTGGAAGCTCATCTTCGCGGTTTTGCCGAGCAGATGTTTCAACTGCGCGGGATCCGCAAGGCCCGGCACCTGCACCACGATGCGGTCGGCGCCCTGACGGGTGACGATCGGCTCCTTGGTGCCTGCCTCGTTGACGCGGCGGTTGACGATCTCGATCGACTGGTCGAGCAGGCGCACTTGCAGCGCTTTCAGTTTTGCTTCCTCGTAATAAAGCCGGGTCAGCCCGTCTTTTTCCTCAACGGTGAGGTCGGGGTCGGCATTGCGGAAAATGGTTTTGAGGTTGACCTCTGCCGTCACCGTTTCCGGGCGGATGCGCAGGGACACTTCATTGCCGCTTGCACGCAATTCCACATAACCGACCTTGGCTTTGCGCAGGCTGTCGCGCAAGCCGTCGCGCACGTTGGCGAAATGGTCGCGCTTATAGCTGTTGAAATCCAGCTCCAGCAACAGGTGCGAGCCGCCGCGCAGATCGAGGCCCAGTGGCACGGTATCTTTGAACATGAAGCCGGGCAGTTTTTCGTTGAGCGATGCGGGCAGCACGTTGGGCAGCGCAGCCAGCGTGAAAAATGCTGTCACCAGCACCACTACAGCCACTTTCCAGCGGGGAAAATCGAGCATAATCACCTTGTCCGTTTTAGTGAGCGCCCATGCATACAGCATCCATCGGCGGTGACAAGCGGCGAGAGCGCGCAAGGACCGAGGCTGTGAATTATTTACTACGCCGTCATTGCGAGCGCAGCGCGGCAATCCAGCCTCTAAGAAATACTAGCGACGCAGACGCGTCGCGCTGGATTGCTTCGCTTCGCTCGCAATGACGATTTGGATAAGGTTAAGAAAAATCGAGGGAAAGAAGACCCTAGTTATCGTTCGCCACGCTGTCGCGGCTTGGCACGGCGTTGTCGTTTTTCACGTTACCGCTTTTGCCGCTTTTCTTTTTGCTGGCAACTTCGGCTTTCGGCGCGCCGATGACGGTGCTGATGCTCGATTTAAGCACGACCACTTCAACGCCCTTGGCGATCTCGACAATCACACTATCGCCCTCACCGGCTTTGGTGATGCGACCAATGATGCCGCCACCGGTGACCACTTCATCACCCTTTTTGAGGGCGGTTTGCATGGACTGGTGCTCCTTCAAGCGCTTTTGCTGCGGCTTGATGAGGAAAAAATAAAACACCACAAAGATAAGCAGCAGCGGCAGCAGGCTGGTGTAAGGCGAACCGGCTTCCACCGGTGCAGCTTCGGCCTGCGCGAGGGCAAGCGTCGGCAGGAAAGCAGCCAAAGTTGCGACGAGATGGCGCATTATTTGAGCTTGGTCTCGGTGAATTCCACGTGCTTGCGCGCGACGGGATCGTATTTTTTGAACTTGAGTTTTTCGGTCTGTTTACGCGGGTTGCGCTTGCGCACATAGAAGAAGCCCGTGTCAGCGCTGGACTCAAGTTTTACAAGGATAGTTGCTTTTTTCGCCATGATTGCCTCGGATGTTTGAGGGCGCTTCTTCGCGCATTTTTTGCCCCCTGTCAAGCGGTGAATACCGCCCATCCGCCCGTTTTCTTCGCATCACGCGCGCAAGCAGCGGCGGCACAGGCTATTGAGGCAGAAACAGGCGCCTTTACGGCCACTTAATCGACTTTCGCCTGCCCGGCTTGCTTGAACAGGCGTACCACCCGCTCTTTCGCCGTGCGGTGATCGACGATGGGCGCGGGATAATCCGCGGGCTTCAGCCGCGACTCCCACGGCGCGTGGATATGTTTATCCGGCATAGCGCGCAACTCGGGCACATAGCGGCGGATATAGCTACCCTCGGGGTCGAACTTGCGGCTTTGCAGCACGGGGTTGAACACGCGGAAATAGGGCGCGGCATCCGTGCCGGTGCTGGCGGCCCATTGCCAGCCGCCATTATTGCTCGCCAATTCATAATCCATCAGGTGCTGGGCAAAAAACGCTTCGCCGAGCCGCCAATCGAGCAGCAGATCCTTGGTCGCAAAGCTCGCCACAATCATCCGCGCGCGGTTATGCATGGTACCGG
It encodes the following:
- a CDS encoding superoxide dismutase — its product is MTFTLPPLPYAKDALAPHISAQTFDFHHGKHHQAYVTKLNELVAGSEFEKASLEEIILAAAKDPSKAPLFNNAAQHWNHSFFWHCLKPNGGGKPTGELAKKIDSDLGGYDKFAADFKAAALAQFGSGWAWLVEGADGKLKITKTPNADLPLAHGEKALLTVDVWEHAYYLDYQNRRPDFVQTFLDKMANWDFAAANLAGQAFKVAA
- a CDS encoding Mth938-like domain-containing protein, which codes for MQDIMPPVGADAQLIQSYGPAGFRIGNASYTTPVLVLPATTVAWSGELTLDALTPILESDPATEILLIGTGARHEMVPAELRQALKARGLGVDTMDTGAACRTFNILLGESRRAAVALLLPV
- the secD gene encoding protein translocase subunit SecD codes for the protein MLDFPRWKVAVVVLVTAFFTLAALPNVLPASLNEKLPGFMFKDTVPLGLDLRGGSHLLLELDFNSYKRDHFANVRDGLRDSLRKAKVGYVELRASGNEVSLRIRPETVTAEVNLKTIFRNADPDLTVEEKDGLTRLYYEEAKLKALQVRLLDQSIEIVNRRVNEAGTKEPIVTRQGADRIVVQVPGLADPAQLKHLLGKTAKMSFHLVNESVSEDAVMRNVVPSDTMILGSDEAADANGRRPQHYAVYSQVALGGENLTGANASFSDGQPVVSFQFNTLGAQKFGSITQANIGKRFAVVLDNKVITAPVIRSAILGGSGIIEGNFTVESANELAVLLRAGALPAPLSVIEERTVGPSLGQDSINSGTLAAVLGITLVIVFMLLSYGLFGIFANLGLLVHLIIIVGAMSLMQATLTLPGIAGIVLTMGMAVDANVLIFERIRDELRFGKSPVAAIQSGFDLAFGTIFDSNITTLIAAGLLYTLGAGSVKGFAVTLTIGILSTMFASVMFCRMLIVWWARKTRPKRVPL
- the yajC gene encoding preprotein translocase subunit YajC, producing the protein MRHLVATLAAFLPTLALAQAEAAPVEAGSPYTSLLPLLLIFVVFYFFLIKPQQKRLKEHQSMQTALKKGDEVVTGGGIIGRITKAGEGDSVIVEIAKGVEVVVLKSSISTVIGAPKAEVASKKKSGKSGNVKNDNAVPSRDSVANDN
- the rpmG gene encoding 50S ribosomal protein L33, whose product is MAKKATILVKLESSADTGFFYVRKRNPRKQTEKLKFKKYDPVARKHVEFTETKLK